A single region of the Mesorhizobium sp. NZP2077 genome encodes:
- a CDS encoding strawberry notch family protein: protein MNIVTTTPAAARTAAPLAAQSPVGRDKAQAVYQAGMLLLPFLEQGKPITTAALRIAMSEIFGGTDAQGFWVWKDAYEALEAAQVLFLRRFGPAILSRSTTPQATLAMMKRIAELLPSHTRRSDESQAMQQLSTPLPLAFVTAQAAAMASSDLVLEPSAGTGLLAVHAEIVRASLALNEFAATRADLLGLLFARVPISRHDAAHINDHLDQALAPSVIMMNPPFTVGAYVEGHVADAAWRHLSSAFARLRVGGRLVAITGTGLSPENLKWRPAFGRLQQQGTIAFTAAIDGRVYARHGTTAETRLTVIDKVPAGDPTRFVTSPGKATDVETLLSWITDVPPRTPGGFPDSIGALSNGILRNAAMQMAARSTARAAPISVSATAPKPVRSVRPAVRSAPSPSLASSSSSAVPLAYELRDWMPEQGGRLTDTIYEPYALQSIHMPRAKPHPTPLVQSAAMAAVAPPKPSYRPLLPDAIIDEGLLSDAQLESVIYSGEAHSGHLSGTWTVDETCDVVSAAPEGAENAVRFRRGWFLGDGTGCGKGRQVAGIILDNWLQGRRRAIWISKSDKLLEDAQRDWAALGQERLLVQPLSRYRQGTPIRLAEGILFTTYATLRSQERDGKKSRIAQILDWVGQEGRRAEGPTGTEENQAGSGDAATGTKKPFDGVIVFDEAHAMANAAGGKSDRGDVAPSQQGRAGLRLQHALPDARVVYVSATGATAVENLAYAQRLGIWGSEDFPFANRAEFVAAIEDGGVAAMEVLARDLKSLGLYTSRSLSYDGVEYDLLEHALTEEQIRIYNAYADAFQVIHNNLNAALEATNITSDSATLNRNAKAAARSAFESTKQRFFNHLITSMMTPTLIGAIEQDRSDGHSAVVQIVSTGEALMERRLADIPTEEWSDLHVDVTPREYVGGYLMHSFPTQLFEEYSDAEGNVTSRPVHDADGNPVQCREAVRRRDEMIEKLASLPPVGSALDQILHHFGTDVVAEVTGRSRRIVKKTGRDGVDRLAVENRPGSANLAETQAFMDDDKSVLVFSDAGGTGRSYHADLGAKNQRLRKHYLLEAGWRADNAIQGLGRTHRTNQARPPLFRPMAANVKAGKRFLSTIARRLDTLGAITRGQRQTGGAGLFRAEDNLESPYARAALRQFYYLLHQGKIQGCSLTTFEAVTGLSLTSDEGGLRDELPPITTWLNRLLALRIETQNLLFEVFEQLMTAKVEGAIAAGNYDKGLETITAESIVVTDRRTIYTHPVSGAQSHVLTVARKDRIRPLGLVDALAIARVEPQSLMLVNTRSSRAAIQLPTASLMLDDGTVEHRVRLLRPTDELRFGLDALAETHWQPTERNLFCDLWQTEVAAVPEFTTSNFHIVTGLLLPIWRRLPDDDCQVYRIQTDAGERIIGRHIASTLVATLFRNLGLDDVPTLAPEEAWTGLVEGKIGLQLADGLILRRSRVMNHYRVELIGFTDAMVPRLKALGLISEIISWKLRLFIPTAAQGSDILTSLFDRHTLVGVTGRTAAA, encoded by the coding sequence ATGAACATCGTTACGACCACACCGGCCGCCGCCCGGACGGCCGCACCCCTTGCCGCGCAGTCACCCGTCGGCCGCGACAAAGCTCAGGCGGTCTATCAGGCGGGAATGCTGCTTCTGCCTTTCCTCGAGCAGGGAAAGCCGATCACCACCGCCGCACTACGCATCGCCATGTCAGAAATCTTTGGCGGCACCGATGCGCAAGGTTTTTGGGTCTGGAAGGACGCCTATGAGGCGCTCGAAGCCGCCCAGGTGCTGTTTCTGCGCCGGTTCGGACCAGCGATCCTGTCGCGATCGACCACGCCGCAGGCGACGCTGGCAATGATGAAGCGCATCGCCGAACTTCTTCCCAGCCATACGCGACGGTCCGACGAGAGCCAGGCCATGCAGCAGCTGTCGACGCCGCTGCCGCTCGCCTTCGTCACGGCGCAAGCCGCGGCAATGGCGTCTTCAGACCTCGTTCTAGAACCCTCGGCCGGAACCGGCCTGCTCGCCGTCCATGCCGAGATCGTGCGGGCCTCGCTCGCCCTCAACGAGTTTGCCGCGACGCGGGCCGATCTCCTCGGTCTGCTGTTTGCGCGTGTCCCCATATCGCGCCACGACGCGGCCCATATCAACGATCATCTCGATCAAGCCCTTGCGCCGTCCGTCATCATGATGAACCCACCCTTTACCGTCGGCGCCTATGTAGAAGGCCATGTCGCCGACGCCGCATGGCGGCACCTCTCCTCCGCGTTCGCGCGCCTGCGAGTCGGCGGACGCCTGGTCGCGATCACCGGCACGGGGCTTTCTCCCGAAAATCTCAAATGGCGACCCGCCTTCGGACGGCTGCAGCAGCAGGGGACGATCGCCTTCACCGCGGCAATTGACGGCCGCGTTTATGCCCGCCACGGCACCACCGCCGAGACCCGCCTGACCGTCATCGACAAGGTCCCCGCCGGCGACCCGACCCGCTTTGTCACCTCGCCAGGCAAGGCCACGGATGTCGAAACACTGCTCTCCTGGATCACGGATGTACCGCCGCGGACACCGGGCGGCTTTCCGGACTCGATCGGCGCCTTGTCGAACGGCATCCTGCGCAACGCCGCCATGCAGATGGCGGCGCGATCCACGGCGAGAGCCGCACCCATCTCTGTGTCCGCAACCGCACCAAAACCCGTCAGATCGGTCCGGCCGGCAGTCCGGTCAGCGCCCAGCCCCTCGCTGGCGTCAAGCAGCAGCTCTGCCGTTCCCCTTGCCTACGAGCTGCGCGACTGGATGCCGGAGCAGGGCGGCCGGCTCACCGACACGATCTACGAACCCTATGCGCTGCAGTCGATCCATATGCCCCGGGCAAAACCGCATCCGACGCCACTCGTGCAGTCGGCGGCAATGGCCGCGGTTGCACCGCCCAAGCCGTCCTACCGGCCCCTCCTGCCCGACGCGATCATCGACGAAGGTTTGCTGTCCGACGCCCAGCTCGAAAGTGTGATCTATTCCGGCGAAGCCCATTCTGGCCATCTCAGCGGGACCTGGACCGTCGACGAAACCTGCGACGTCGTCTCGGCCGCGCCAGAAGGCGCGGAAAACGCGGTACGCTTCCGCCGCGGATGGTTTTTGGGCGACGGTACCGGCTGCGGCAAGGGACGACAGGTCGCGGGCATCATCCTCGACAACTGGCTGCAGGGCCGCCGCCGCGCCATCTGGATCTCCAAGTCCGACAAGTTGTTGGAAGACGCCCAGCGCGATTGGGCAGCACTCGGCCAGGAGCGGCTTCTGGTCCAGCCGCTCTCGCGCTATCGGCAGGGCACGCCGATCCGCCTTGCCGAAGGCATCCTCTTCACCACCTACGCAACCCTGCGTTCGCAAGAGCGCGACGGCAAAAAATCCCGCATCGCCCAGATCCTCGACTGGGTCGGACAAGAGGGGAGGAGGGCAGAAGGTCCGACGGGGACTGAAGAAAACCAGGCGGGGAGCGGTGACGCCGCGACAGGGACTAAAAAGCCCTTTGATGGCGTCATCGTCTTTGACGAAGCGCACGCCATGGCCAACGCCGCCGGGGGAAAAAGCGATCGCGGCGACGTCGCGCCGTCGCAGCAGGGCAGGGCGGGCCTGCGGCTACAGCATGCGCTTCCCGACGCCCGTGTCGTCTACGTCTCAGCGACGGGTGCGACCGCCGTGGAAAACCTTGCCTACGCCCAGCGGCTCGGCATCTGGGGCAGCGAGGATTTTCCGTTCGCCAACCGCGCCGAATTCGTCGCCGCGATCGAGGACGGCGGCGTCGCGGCGATGGAGGTGCTCGCCCGCGACCTCAAGTCACTCGGGCTCTACACGTCGCGTTCGCTTTCCTATGACGGCGTCGAATACGACCTTCTCGAGCACGCGCTGACAGAGGAGCAGATCCGCATCTACAATGCCTATGCCGACGCCTTCCAAGTCATCCACAACAACCTCAACGCGGCGCTCGAGGCGACCAATATCACCAGCGATTCCGCGACGCTCAACCGCAACGCCAAAGCGGCGGCGCGCTCGGCCTTCGAGAGCACCAAGCAGCGCTTCTTCAACCATCTGATCACATCGATGATGACGCCGACCCTGATCGGCGCGATCGAGCAGGACCGTTCCGATGGTCATTCGGCAGTCGTGCAGATCGTCTCCACCGGCGAGGCGCTGATGGAACGGAGGCTGGCCGACATCCCCACGGAGGAATGGTCGGACCTCCATGTCGACGTCACGCCGCGCGAGTACGTCGGCGGGTACTTGATGCACTCCTTCCCGACGCAGCTGTTCGAAGAGTACTCGGACGCCGAGGGCAACGTCACTTCGCGGCCCGTCCATGACGCGGACGGCAATCCCGTCCAATGCCGCGAAGCGGTGCGCCGGCGCGACGAGATGATCGAAAAACTCGCGTCGCTGCCACCGGTCGGCAGCGCGCTCGACCAGATCCTCCATCACTTCGGCACCGATGTCGTTGCCGAGGTTACAGGCCGCTCGCGGCGCATCGTGAAGAAGACCGGCCGCGACGGCGTCGACCGGCTGGCCGTCGAGAACCGTCCCGGCTCGGCCAATCTCGCTGAGACGCAGGCGTTCATGGATGACGACAAAAGCGTGCTGGTTTTTTCCGACGCCGGCGGCACCGGCCGCTCCTATCACGCCGATCTCGGCGCAAAAAACCAGAGACTGCGCAAGCACTACCTGCTCGAGGCCGGCTGGCGCGCCGACAACGCCATTCAGGGTCTCGGGAGGACGCACCGCACCAACCAGGCGAGGCCGCCGCTATTCCGGCCCATGGCCGCCAATGTGAAGGCCGGCAAGCGGTTCCTGTCGACGATAGCCAGGCGGCTCGACACGCTGGGCGCGATCACGCGTGGCCAGCGCCAGACTGGCGGGGCAGGGCTGTTTCGCGCCGAGGACAATCTTGAAAGCCCCTATGCCCGCGCCGCGCTACGCCAATTTTACTATCTGCTCCACCAGGGCAAGATACAGGGCTGCTCGCTCACCACCTTCGAAGCGGTCACCGGCCTGTCGCTGACCTCCGACGAGGGTGGATTGCGCGACGAGCTGCCGCCGATCACGACCTGGCTCAACCGCCTGCTGGCGCTGCGCATCGAGACCCAGAACCTGCTGTTTGAAGTGTTCGAGCAGCTGATGACGGCGAAGGTCGAAGGCGCCATCGCTGCCGGCAACTATGACAAGGGACTGGAGACGATCACGGCGGAGAGCATCGTCGTCACGGATCGTAGGACTATTTACACACACCCGGTCTCGGGCGCGCAGTCGCATGTGCTTACCGTCGCGCGCAAGGACCGCATCCGACCGCTCGGCCTTGTCGATGCACTGGCGATTGCGCGCGTGGAGCCCCAATCCCTCATGCTGGTGAACACCCGTTCGAGCCGCGCGGCGATACAGCTTCCGACGGCGAGCCTGATGCTCGACGACGGGACCGTCGAACACCGCGTCCGCCTGCTGCGGCCAACCGACGAGCTGCGCTTTGGCCTCGACGCCCTTGCCGAAACCCACTGGCAGCCGACTGAGCGAAACCTGTTCTGTGACCTCTGGCAGACTGAAGTCGCCGCCGTCCCGGAGTTCACGACGAGCAACTTCCACATTGTCACCGGCCTGCTGTTGCCGATCTGGCGGCGGCTACCGGACGATGACTGCCAGGTCTACCGAATCCAGACCGATGCCGGCGAGCGCATCATCGGGCGTCACATCGCATCGACGCTGGTGGCGACCCTGTTCCGGAATCTGGGTCTCGACGATGTGCCGACGCTCGCGCCAGAAGAGGCCTGGACCGGGCTCGTGGAAGGCAAGATCGGATTGCAGCTTGCCGACGGACTGATCCTGCGCCGCAGCCGGGTCATGAACCACTACCGTGTCGAGTTGATCGGCTTCACCGATGCGATGGTTCCCCGGCTGAAGGCGCTGGGGCTGATCTCCGAAATCATCTCCTGGAAGCTGAGGCTGTTCATCCCGACGGCCGCCCAAGGATCCGACATCCTGACCTCCCTCTTCGACCGTCATACGCTGGTCGGTGTCACCGGCCGTACGGCAGCGGCTTGA
- a CDS encoding toprim domain-containing protein, with protein MPRDASELARRLARDAEAVCRHYLSNGRRQGRYWMVGDVRNTPGRSMFVRLSGPEAGPGAAGHWTDAASAQHGDLLDVIRESCDLAHFRDVTDEARRFLSLPRPEPALPSDAAVRRELVPQGSAEAARRLFAASRPISRTLVETYLCNRGIISVEDAGALRFHPQCWYRPSDEDRPGTPEALPAMIAAVTDLTGRQTGAHRTWLDGATRNKADIATPRRAMGELLGHAVRFGAADKVLAVGEGIETMLSLRCAQPAMPAAAALSANHLAGLLLPATLHRLYIARDADAAGDMAFAALTERAGAVGIEALPLSPRTSDFNEDLRRFGLAGLRAALRVQFAPQDAHLLR; from the coding sequence ATGCCCCGCGATGCTTCCGAGCTGGCGCGCCGTCTCGCCCGCGATGCCGAGGCAGTCTGCCGCCACTACCTCTCCAACGGCCGGCGTCAGGGTCGCTATTGGATGGTGGGCGATGTTCGCAACACGCCGGGCCGGTCGATGTTCGTCCGGCTCAGCGGCCCGGAAGCCGGTCCCGGCGCTGCCGGGCACTGGACCGATGCCGCCTCCGCTCAGCACGGCGATCTTCTCGACGTGATCCGCGAGAGCTGCGATCTCGCGCACTTTCGCGATGTCACCGACGAAGCACGGCGCTTCCTCAGCCTGCCGCGCCCGGAACCGGCGCTGCCATCGGACGCGGCGGTCCGGCGCGAACTGGTCCCGCAAGGCTCGGCCGAAGCCGCGAGGCGTTTGTTCGCAGCGTCACGGCCGATTAGCCGGACGCTCGTCGAGACCTACCTCTGCAATCGCGGTATCATATCGGTGGAGGATGCCGGCGCACTGCGCTTCCACCCGCAATGCTGGTATCGACCGTCTGACGAGGATCGACCCGGCACGCCAGAAGCCCTTCCGGCAATGATCGCCGCCGTTACCGATCTGACTGGACGGCAGACGGGCGCGCACCGCACCTGGCTCGATGGGGCGACACGCAACAAGGCCGACATCGCCACACCCCGCCGCGCGATGGGCGAGTTGCTCGGCCATGCCGTGCGTTTTGGCGCTGCCGACAAAGTCCTCGCTGTTGGCGAAGGCATCGAAACCATGCTGTCGCTGCGATGCGCGCAACCGGCCATGCCGGCGGCGGCCGCGCTTTCCGCCAACCACCTCGCTGGCCTGCTGCTCCCGGCAACGCTGCATCGACTCTATATAGCCCGCGACGCCGATGCGGCGGGTGACATGGCCTTCGCGGCATTGACCGAGCGGGCCGGAGCGGTTGGCATTGAAGCGCTGCCCCTGTCTCCGCGAACGAGCGACTTCAACGAGGATCTCCGCAGATTTGGGCTCGCTGGGCTTCGAGCGGCGTTGCGAGTCCAGTTCGCACCGCAGGACGCGCATTTGCTGAGATAG